From Novipirellula galeiformis, the proteins below share one genomic window:
- a CDS encoding NAD(P)/FAD-dependent oxidoreductase yields MKTKPHVVIVGGGFGGLETAKRLRKADVRVTLIDRRNYHLFQPLLYQVATGGLSPANIATPLRAILGKQANCEVVLAEVTGFDVANQTLLLADGELEYDILVVAAGATHSYFGRDDWEPLAPGLKTIGDATQIRRRIYLAFEAAERETDPELRTALMTFVIVGGGPTGVELAGALSEIAEHTLKHDFRHINPEDARIMIVEAGPHLLGFYPEELCKRAEEKVRCFNIEVHTHTKLVEITGEHVRLQTGEGDVVVPTRTVLWGAGVKANPLGKKLAAACAMETDRAGHVAVNEHLNLAGHENVYVIGDIATCLGEQGKPLPGLAAVAIQQGAYVAKTIAARANQTWKPTPFRYHDRGTMATIGRAAGVAQIGKRQFCGFFAWLLWLFVHLMLIVQFQNRVLILWQWAWNYVTFNRSARLITGDEEEVIVRPHHKREPEHRDADERESLV; encoded by the coding sequence ATGAAAACAAAACCGCATGTCGTTATTGTGGGGGGCGGCTTCGGCGGGCTCGAAACCGCGAAGCGACTCCGCAAAGCGGATGTTCGTGTGACGTTAATCGATCGTCGCAATTATCATCTCTTTCAACCGCTGCTTTACCAAGTCGCCACGGGAGGGTTGTCACCGGCAAACATTGCCACCCCGCTGCGCGCGATCCTTGGCAAGCAAGCGAATTGTGAAGTGGTGTTGGCCGAAGTGACAGGTTTCGACGTCGCCAATCAGACTCTCTTGTTGGCCGATGGCGAGCTTGAATATGACATTTTGGTGGTCGCCGCAGGAGCAACCCATAGTTATTTTGGCCGTGATGATTGGGAGCCACTCGCTCCGGGGTTGAAAACGATCGGCGATGCCACTCAGATCCGCCGACGCATCTATTTGGCGTTCGAAGCGGCCGAACGGGAGACCGATCCGGAACTACGCACCGCGCTGATGACCTTTGTCATTGTCGGCGGTGGGCCAACCGGCGTGGAATTGGCCGGGGCATTATCCGAAATCGCCGAACATACGTTGAAGCATGACTTTCGGCACATCAATCCCGAAGACGCACGAATCATGATCGTCGAAGCCGGCCCGCATCTTTTGGGGTTTTATCCCGAGGAACTGTGCAAACGAGCCGAAGAAAAAGTGCGTTGCTTTAACATCGAAGTTCACACGCATACCAAGTTGGTCGAAATCACCGGCGAGCACGTCCGCTTGCAGACCGGCGAAGGAGACGTCGTGGTGCCGACTCGGACGGTGTTGTGGGGCGCCGGGGTGAAGGCCAATCCGTTAGGGAAAAAACTCGCCGCCGCTTGTGCGATGGAAACCGATCGAGCGGGACATGTGGCCGTCAATGAACACCTCAACCTTGCCGGACACGAGAATGTCTATGTGATCGGTGACATCGCCACCTGCCTTGGCGAGCAAGGTAAACCGCTACCGGGACTCGCGGCGGTGGCGATCCAACAAGGGGCGTATGTCGCCAAGACGATCGCCGCCCGAGCGAACCAAACTTGGAAGCCCACGCCCTTTCGCTACCACGATCGAGGGACGATGGCGACAATCGGACGCGCCGCCGGGGTGGCTCAGATCGGAAAACGACAATTCTGTGGCTTCTTTGCTTGGTTATTGTGGTTGTTCGTCCACCTGATGTTGATCGTGCAATTCCAAAATCGCGTGCTGATTCTGTGGCAATGGGCGTGGAATTATGTCACGTTCAATCGCAGTGCTAGACTGATCACAGGCGATGAAGAGGAAGTGATTGTCCGTCCGCATCACAAGAGAGAACCAGAGCACCGAGATGCCGACGAGAGAGAATCGCTCGTGTGA
- a CDS encoding DedA family protein yields the protein MNQWITQFLEQFGAVGVGFLMLAENLFPPLPSEVVMPWAGYSVSQGDASFIAVVVAGSAGSFAGAMAWYLLARWIGKERLAHWIDRHGVWLTLGRQDLDRVEAWFDDWGSAAVLLCRMIPGLRTLISVPAGFTEMPLGRFSLLTAIGTVIWTALLAGIGWWFGDQYQDLVGPLSWVSTAIVLGLFVGWIWRVVKQTVNRANS from the coding sequence ATGAATCAATGGATCACTCAATTTCTAGAACAGTTCGGCGCCGTGGGTGTCGGCTTTTTGATGCTGGCGGAAAACCTTTTTCCACCGCTCCCCTCGGAAGTCGTCATGCCCTGGGCAGGCTATTCGGTCAGCCAAGGCGATGCTTCCTTCATCGCTGTCGTCGTCGCTGGTAGTGCGGGGTCGTTTGCCGGTGCCATGGCGTGGTACCTGCTTGCCCGTTGGATAGGTAAAGAACGACTCGCCCACTGGATTGACCGTCACGGCGTTTGGCTGACACTCGGGCGTCAAGACTTGGACCGCGTTGAAGCGTGGTTTGATGATTGGGGCAGTGCCGCAGTGTTGTTGTGCCGAATGATTCCAGGACTGCGCACTTTGATTAGCGTGCCCGCTGGATTCACCGAGATGCCGCTCGGTCGTTTTTCGCTGTTGACTGCGATTGGCACGGTGATTTGGACTGCATTATTGGCGGGAATTGGCTGGTGGTTTGGCGACCAATACCAGGATCTGGTCGGTCCGTTGAGCTGGGTCAGCACAGCGATTGTGTTGGGCTTGTTTGTCGGCTGGATTTGGCGAGTCGTCAAACAAACCGTCAACCGAGCTAACAGTTGA
- a CDS encoding vitamin K epoxide reductase family protein, whose product MRQSSPSTHRQPIGPLDRPVPPYKHNPSAWSQRIPICLLAFVAAILSAHLSLYQWGLIENSWDPVFGDSSNRVLKSDTAKTMYGILGIHDAALGVLAYLGDAIFGFAGSTRRWQYRPWLVILFGIDVIPLGVVSAVLVLFQAFVIGEWCFLCLVTAAISLTLVYWAWDEVRVSLTYLYIVWKDHHDKRLLWNAVWGYRSDELDQAGEKLLSREVA is encoded by the coding sequence ATGCGTCAATCGTCGCCCTCCACGCACCGCCAACCCATCGGACCGCTTGACCGTCCGGTTCCTCCCTACAAACACAATCCGTCGGCGTGGAGTCAGCGAATCCCGATTTGCTTACTCGCCTTTGTTGCGGCAATTCTGTCCGCTCATTTATCGCTGTACCAATGGGGGCTGATTGAAAATAGCTGGGATCCTGTTTTCGGTGACAGCAGCAACCGCGTGCTCAAGTCGGACACCGCCAAGACGATGTACGGCATCTTGGGGATTCACGATGCGGCGCTCGGAGTGTTGGCTTACCTGGGCGACGCCATTTTTGGTTTTGCCGGATCGACGCGGCGCTGGCAATACCGCCCGTGGTTGGTGATTTTATTTGGCATCGATGTCATTCCATTAGGGGTCGTCAGCGCGGTGTTGGTCCTGTTCCAAGCCTTTGTCATCGGAGAGTGGTGTTTCCTATGCTTGGTGACAGCGGCCATTTCGCTGACTCTCGTGTATTGGGCGTGGGATGAAGTCCGCGTCTCGCTGACCTACCTGTACATCGTATGGAAGGACCATCACGACAAACGTTTGCTCTGGAATGCGGTATGGGGATACCGCAGCGATGAACTAGACCAAGCTGGCGAAAAACTACTCTCCCGAGAGGTGGCGTGA
- a CDS encoding SPW repeat domain-containing protein, whose protein sequence is MWGRMIEIMTAVWLAASPFIFRSQADAMILWGDLSIALLICTLAGLSYWRPTRYAHLLILVVAVGLILWGRFFDTPPPAVHQNHIVVGLFLLMIALIPNHASHPPTAWRSATRQPSEP, encoded by the coding sequence ATGTGGGGACGAATGATCGAAATTATGACAGCGGTGTGGTTAGCGGCCAGTCCGTTTATTTTTCGATCCCAGGCCGATGCGATGATTTTATGGGGGGATCTTAGCATCGCGCTGCTGATCTGCACTCTGGCGGGCCTCTCGTATTGGCGACCGACGCGTTATGCCCATTTGCTGATTTTGGTGGTTGCGGTGGGCTTGATTCTGTGGGGCCGTTTTTTCGACACACCCCCACCCGCGGTCCATCAAAATCACATTGTGGTTGGCTTGTTTTTGCTGATGATCGCGTTAATTCCTAACCACGCATCGCATCCTCCCACCGCTTGGCGTTCCGCAACTCGGCAACCGAGCGAGCCGTAA
- a CDS encoding DUF7133 domain-containing protein yields MKTRSLAFGHAPRLHDAARGALLLMMCCVVSPVYSNDDLPGGGQATTVDSIALPPGFRAQLLRSAKKGEGSWISMTFDNRGRVVLGRDKRGVVRLSLSDDRERVDRFEVIEDTLKHCRGILWAHDSLYVCATNASGFYRLRDTNGDDQFDSVEELKAFDYQSRYGHGPNQVVLGPDNMLYIVNGNDVAFPEGFAVDSPYRDPQDDHLLPESRDAVPDIRVGYVAKTDPKGKNWEIIAGGFRNQFDVAFNDDGEMFTYDADMEWDVGLPWYRPTRLNHVVSGGEYGWRWGTGKWPEYFADSLPTTLDTGLGSPTGLEFGTRSHFPPGYRESLFMGDWQHGRIFQVQLTPRGASYDAEYKVFLEGGALNVCDLTFGPDGAMYFITGGRGSQSGLYRVTYDGPDAAAISLTPQQADQAQQATSARQLRHQLEQWHSKRDANAIDVAWPHLDSEDRWLRFAARLAIERQDPALWRERALSESRPTASIAALLALARLGRAEDQPELLAALDRLPLRTLGREQLLDALRVWQLSFIRQGHPSESDRAQVLARLSPLYPQTSSYVNRELCGLLIYLQAPNVVPRTVELIRTAISQEDVVFYSQRLARVAEGWTAGTRESFFDSLLAARRYQGGKLLSVSLQHIHEDAIATLTDAEQKHLKPRLDMLALATEESGGDESLSASFVKQWTWEELETELPRTRHGRSWEQGRAALAKAQCMKCHRVSEQGSPTGPDLTHVGRRFDEHALLESIVQPSKVIDEKYRLSTYVLDSGQVITGRPIGVSATVITVQTDSLRAETVAIKRAEIEQTSPASLSLMPSGLMDVLTLDEILDLIAYLKSGGNPQADVYQEG; encoded by the coding sequence TTGAAAACGCGAAGTCTGGCTTTTGGACACGCCCCCCGACTCCATGACGCTGCGCGAGGGGCTCTGCTGTTGATGATGTGCTGCGTCGTCTCGCCCGTTTATAGCAATGATGATCTTCCAGGCGGTGGCCAGGCGACCACGGTGGATTCGATTGCTTTGCCCCCCGGGTTTCGCGCGCAATTGCTGCGATCAGCGAAAAAAGGCGAAGGGTCATGGATCAGCATGACGTTCGACAATCGAGGCCGAGTCGTTCTGGGACGCGACAAGCGAGGTGTGGTCAGGTTGTCTTTGAGCGACGATCGTGAGCGTGTGGATCGCTTCGAAGTGATCGAAGACACGTTGAAACATTGTCGCGGCATCCTCTGGGCGCACGACAGTTTGTATGTTTGTGCAACGAACGCCAGCGGCTTCTACCGGTTACGCGACACCAACGGGGATGACCAGTTTGATTCCGTTGAGGAACTCAAGGCGTTCGATTACCAGAGTCGCTATGGACATGGTCCCAATCAAGTTGTGTTGGGCCCCGACAACATGCTGTACATCGTCAACGGTAATGACGTGGCGTTTCCGGAGGGTTTCGCGGTCGATTCACCCTATCGAGATCCCCAGGACGACCACCTGCTGCCCGAGTCGCGGGACGCCGTGCCGGATATTCGCGTGGGGTATGTTGCCAAGACGGATCCCAAGGGTAAGAACTGGGAGATCATCGCCGGTGGTTTCCGTAATCAGTTCGACGTGGCCTTCAACGATGACGGCGAAATGTTTACCTACGACGCGGACATGGAATGGGATGTCGGGCTGCCATGGTACCGCCCGACTCGGTTGAATCACGTCGTCTCCGGCGGCGAATACGGTTGGCGCTGGGGCACGGGTAAGTGGCCGGAATACTTCGCCGACTCTCTGCCGACCACACTCGATACCGGATTGGGGTCACCCACGGGACTGGAGTTCGGCACGCGGTCTCACTTTCCGCCCGGCTACCGCGAGTCTTTGTTTATGGGTGACTGGCAGCACGGCCGCATCTTTCAGGTCCAATTGACGCCGCGTGGTGCCAGCTATGACGCAGAGTACAAAGTGTTCCTGGAAGGCGGAGCGTTGAACGTCTGCGACCTGACGTTTGGCCCCGATGGAGCGATGTACTTCATCACCGGCGGTCGCGGTTCGCAATCGGGACTGTACCGAGTTACCTACGATGGTCCTGATGCTGCGGCAATCTCGCTCACCCCACAGCAAGCCGATCAGGCACAGCAAGCAACCTCGGCGCGTCAACTACGGCACCAGTTAGAACAATGGCACAGCAAACGCGACGCCAACGCGATTGACGTCGCATGGCCTCATCTAGACAGTGAAGATCGCTGGCTGCGATTTGCCGCCCGGCTGGCCATTGAACGCCAGGATCCGGCACTGTGGCGTGAACGTGCGTTGAGCGAATCGCGGCCGACCGCGTCGATTGCCGCGCTGCTGGCGCTGGCTCGACTGGGGCGTGCTGAGGACCAGCCCGAGTTATTGGCGGCGCTGGATCGACTGCCGCTGCGGACGCTCGGCCGAGAACAATTGCTGGACGCGCTACGGGTGTGGCAATTGAGCTTCATCCGCCAAGGCCATCCTTCTGAATCGGACCGCGCCCAAGTGCTGGCGCGACTCAGTCCGCTGTATCCGCAGACCAGCAGCTACGTGAATCGTGAATTATGCGGTTTGCTGATCTACCTACAGGCACCCAACGTGGTACCGCGCACGGTCGAATTGATCCGCACGGCGATCAGCCAGGAAGACGTCGTCTTTTATTCGCAGCGGCTGGCTCGTGTTGCCGAAGGCTGGACGGCAGGAACGCGTGAGTCATTTTTTGATTCACTGTTGGCCGCTCGCCGTTATCAGGGCGGGAAGTTATTGAGCGTTTCACTGCAACATATTCATGAAGATGCGATTGCCACCTTGACCGATGCGGAACAGAAACATCTGAAACCTCGATTGGACATGCTGGCACTTGCCACCGAGGAATCTGGCGGAGACGAATCGCTTTCTGCCTCATTTGTCAAACAGTGGACGTGGGAAGAGCTGGAAACCGAACTGCCACGAACGCGTCACGGTCGGTCATGGGAACAGGGCCGCGCCGCATTGGCTAAAGCGCAGTGCATGAAGTGTCATCGTGTGAGCGAGCAGGGCAGTCCCACGGGACCGGATCTGACGCACGTCGGACGCCGCTTTGACGAACACGCGCTCCTGGAATCAATCGTCCAACCGTCCAAAGTGATTGACGAGAAGTATCGCCTGAGTACCTACGTGCTGGACAGCGGCCAAGTCATCACTGGGCGACCGATCGGCGTATCCGCTACCGTAATCACGGTCCAAACCGATTCGCTGCGAGCTGAGACGGTGGCGATAAAGCGAGCGGAAATCGAGCAAACTTCGCCAGCAAGTCTGTCGCTGATGCCATCCGGTTTGATGGATGTGCTGACGCTCGATGAGATACTCGATCTCATCGCGTATCTCAAATCCGGCGGCAACCCGCAGGCGGATGTTTATCAAGAAGGCTGA
- a CDS encoding DinB family protein has translation MTIAELMLPELEREMAQTRKVLEKVPADQLEWKANETLHTLGWNANHLAEIVGWTKFIIDEDVFNLAPTDGPAYQTPSLDDPAKILAAFDENLLSARAALAGTSDETMAKLWTMKAGEQTLMTLSKGECLRTWVLNHTVHHRGILSVYLRMLGVDDACVYG, from the coding sequence ATGACGATCGCAGAATTAATGCTGCCCGAACTCGAGCGAGAAATGGCTCAAACCCGCAAAGTCCTCGAAAAAGTTCCAGCGGACCAATTGGAATGGAAGGCCAACGAGACTCTTCACACACTCGGCTGGAACGCCAACCACCTCGCAGAAATTGTCGGCTGGACGAAGTTCATTATTGATGAAGACGTTTTCAATTTGGCTCCGACGGACGGTCCCGCTTACCAAACACCTTCATTGGACGATCCAGCCAAAATCCTCGCAGCCTTTGACGAAAACCTCCTATCCGCGCGAGCGGCACTTGCGGGTACTTCCGACGAAACGATGGCCAAGCTGTGGACGATGAAAGCGGGCGAGCAGACCCTGATGACGCTCAGCAAAGGAGAATGCTTGCGGACGTGGGTGTTGAATCACACCGTGCATCATCGAGGCATTTTGTCGGTCTATCTGCGCATGCTGGGCGTGGATGATGCCTGCGTCTACGGTTAA
- a CDS encoding NAD-dependent epimerase/dehydratase family protein — translation MSIERPGVIVTGSSGLLGQPVCHRLAEAGYEVFGFDRVGLPEPPKAHPHVHDVECDVTDYSTVQGAVEKVRRLSSGKLASVVHMAAYYDFSGEDSDLYDTVTVKGTDRLLNALDDFEYEQFIFTSTMLVHAPCVVGETIREDDPLQAKWPYPASKIETERLIREGHPDVPSVFLRVAGIYTDYGRQPTLVQQIKRIYEQDFQGHFFPGDSDAGQAAVHLEDTVDAIVRTVERREAIPPKTAILIAEEETLSYQTLQNLIGQELHGKEWMTMRIPKPVAKVGAAVSDTLQGGDAFIKPFMVAMADDHYAVNISRAKELLGWLPQHTLSSTLPKILDELKSDPDRWYRKNGLQR, via the coding sequence ATGTCCATCGAACGTCCTGGTGTGATCGTCACCGGCAGTTCCGGCTTGCTCGGACAACCCGTTTGCCATCGTTTGGCCGAAGCGGGTTATGAAGTGTTTGGATTCGATCGCGTCGGGTTACCCGAACCACCCAAAGCCCATCCGCACGTGCACGACGTTGAATGTGATGTAACCGATTATTCGACGGTCCAGGGTGCGGTTGAGAAAGTCCGCCGTTTGTCATCGGGGAAACTTGCCAGCGTGGTTCACATGGCGGCCTATTACGATTTCTCCGGCGAAGACAGCGACCTCTACGACACTGTCACGGTCAAAGGAACCGACCGCTTACTGAACGCGCTAGATGATTTCGAGTATGAGCAGTTTATCTTTACCAGCACCATGCTAGTGCATGCTCCTTGCGTGGTAGGCGAGACGATCCGCGAGGACGATCCACTCCAAGCGAAGTGGCCTTACCCGGCGAGTAAGATTGAGACGGAGCGATTGATTCGAGAAGGGCATCCCGATGTGCCATCGGTCTTTTTGCGTGTCGCAGGCATCTACACCGACTACGGACGGCAACCGACACTCGTGCAACAAATCAAACGCATTTACGAACAAGATTTCCAGGGGCACTTCTTTCCTGGCGATAGCGATGCTGGCCAAGCAGCGGTGCACTTGGAGGATACCGTCGATGCGATCGTTCGCACGGTCGAGCGGCGTGAAGCGATTCCGCCAAAAACCGCGATTTTGATCGCGGAAGAGGAAACCCTTTCCTATCAAACGCTCCAAAACCTAATTGGCCAAGAACTCCACGGCAAAGAGTGGATGACGATGCGAATTCCCAAGCCGGTCGCGAAAGTGGGGGCGGCAGTGAGCGACACGTTGCAAGGTGGTGATGCCTTTATCAAACCGTTCATGGTGGCGATGGCAGACGATCACTATGCCGTGAACATTTCCCGTGCAAAGGAGCTGCTCGGTTGGCTACCACAACACACGCTATCGAGCACGTTACCCAAGATTCTCGATGAATTGAAATCGGATCCCGATCGATGGTATCGCAAGAACGGACTACAGCGATGA
- a CDS encoding PQQ-binding-like beta-propeller repeat protein, translated as MFFGQIDRFRIFAMVAATCCAGIATTDLMADDWPGWMGPSRDGVYRETGIIDAVPEEGLKVKWRTPIAGGYAGPAVADGRVFVFDYLKTEGEAFNDAGQRANLKGQERLTALDAETGKTLWQYAYDRPYSISYPAGPRCTPTVDGDLVYILGSEGDLQALRVSDGEVVWKRNLPQDLGAEVPIWGFASHPLIDGDTLYTMVGGEGQSIVAFDKWTGEVKWKAIDGNAGYCTPSIIDHGGARQLIVYHPTAVTSLNPTTGSEYWSIPIAPSFDMSIARPMVDGDLMYASGIRSESLMIQLDRDSPKAKEVWRGEPKEAVHSANATPIFTGGVVYGTDCVQGNLIAVDAKDGSRLWSTFEATKPDEKRFIKHGTAFLTRLADTDRYLIFSETGDLQMAKLTAAGFEDLGRFHVLEPTAEAFGRSVVWSHPAYAGQTAFARNDHEIVAVDLAK; from the coding sequence ATGTTTTTTGGACAGATCGATCGGTTCCGGATTTTCGCGATGGTCGCCGCGACCTGTTGCGCAGGGATCGCGACGACCGATTTGATGGCGGACGATTGGCCAGGATGGATGGGGCCGTCGCGGGACGGAGTGTACCGCGAAACGGGAATCATCGATGCGGTGCCTGAGGAGGGGTTGAAGGTCAAATGGCGGACCCCAATCGCCGGCGGCTATGCCGGCCCTGCGGTCGCCGACGGACGGGTCTTCGTGTTCGATTACCTGAAGACCGAAGGCGAAGCGTTCAACGATGCTGGCCAACGAGCCAACTTGAAGGGCCAAGAGCGGTTGACGGCGCTGGATGCCGAAACCGGCAAAACTCTGTGGCAATACGCCTACGATCGTCCTTATAGCATCTCGTACCCCGCTGGCCCGCGATGCACGCCGACCGTGGACGGCGATCTCGTCTACATTCTGGGCAGCGAAGGTGACTTGCAAGCCTTGCGAGTCTCAGACGGTGAAGTCGTTTGGAAACGCAATCTGCCACAAGACCTTGGCGCCGAGGTTCCGATTTGGGGATTCGCGTCTCATCCGTTGATCGATGGCGATACGCTGTACACGATGGTTGGTGGCGAAGGACAAAGTATCGTGGCATTTGACAAGTGGACCGGCGAAGTGAAGTGGAAGGCGATTGACGGTAACGCCGGTTACTGCACCCCATCGATCATCGATCACGGCGGTGCACGCCAATTGATCGTCTATCACCCCACGGCGGTGACCAGCTTGAATCCGACCACGGGCAGCGAGTACTGGAGTATCCCGATCGCTCCGTCATTTGACATGTCGATCGCTCGTCCGATGGTGGACGGTGATTTGATGTACGCCAGCGGAATTCGCAGCGAGTCGTTGATGATCCAATTGGATCGTGACAGCCCGAAAGCCAAAGAAGTGTGGCGAGGCGAACCCAAAGAGGCGGTTCACAGTGCCAATGCGACACCGATCTTCACAGGCGGCGTTGTCTATGGAACCGATTGCGTCCAAGGCAACTTGATTGCTGTGGATGCGAAAGACGGATCGCGGTTGTGGTCGACTTTCGAAGCAACAAAGCCCGATGAGAAACGATTCATCAAACACGGCACTGCGTTCTTGACTCGCTTGGCCGACACCGACCGCTATCTCATCTTCAGCGAAACGGGCGACTTGCAAATGGCCAAGTTGACCGCCGCCGGATTCGAAGATTTGGGGCGTTTTCATGTTTTGGAACCGACCGCCGAAGCGTTCGGTCGTTCGGTGGTGTGGAGCCATCCGGCGTATGCAGGTCAAACGGCGTTCGCTCGCAACGATCATGAAATCGTCGCCGTCGACTTGGCCAAATAA
- a CDS encoding 3-keto-disaccharide hydrolase, translated as MKNIVLLFAATFCTLACSSVSPAADNQLTEQEQQAGWQLLFNGTDYTGWKCNNAKEVASDVVDNAMQPYKSGGYLIVHEKQFGDFILKCDVKMPETCNSGIFFRVEDLANPVHTGFEAQIATGNGVGVHDFGAIYDIVPTTKNASKGPGQWNHVEIKCEGAEVSIKINGELVSQLDADELDQPGEREIAGDHKFKLNGKSRAIKDFARVGYLGFQDHGHPVWYKNVKLLPLN; from the coding sequence CCCCAGCCGCTGACAATCAACTCACTGAACAAGAGCAACAGGCGGGCTGGCAGCTCCTCTTTAACGGCACGGATTACACTGGCTGGAAATGCAACAACGCAAAGGAAGTCGCTTCGGATGTTGTTGACAATGCGATGCAACCCTACAAGTCGGGCGGGTATCTGATCGTCCACGAAAAGCAGTTCGGCGACTTTATCTTGAAGTGTGACGTCAAGATGCCTGAGACCTGTAACTCGGGGATCTTCTTTCGCGTCGAAGATTTGGCCAATCCAGTGCACACGGGTTTCGAGGCCCAGATCGCGACCGGCAATGGCGTAGGCGTTCACGACTTCGGCGCAATCTACGATATTGTTCCCACGACCAAGAACGCATCCAAAGGGCCCGGCCAGTGGAACCACGTCGAAATCAAATGTGAGGGAGCGGAAGTTTCGATCAAAATTAACGGCGAACTGGTCAGCCAGCTGGATGCCGACGAGTTGGATCAGCCGGGCGAACGCGAGATTGCGGGCGATCACAAATTTAAATTGAACGGCAAGAGCCGCGCCATCAAAGATTTTGCCCGCGTTGGCTACCTCGGTTTCCAAGACCACGGTCATCCGGTTTGGTACAAGAACGTCAAGCTGTTGCCATTGAATTAG